One window of the Zea mays cultivar B73 chromosome 3, Zm-B73-REFERENCE-NAM-5.0, whole genome shotgun sequence genome contains the following:
- the LOC100275865 gene encoding Protein ENDOSPERM DEFECTIVE 1, translating into MAAAAGPPSHSADLMPPPPPPPVLTTTAPRPRRRAREVSSRYLSTPVPSTPRLSTASSTRSRSPSPTPSPRGRQRAVTPFANENHPPPPPPPTGTVARRRAVQKLFEEIGAGNPRASVSSNSSAVPAATPRPLPRSTSGPAAPTARRGYPRLPTPARAGSCPASGAVDSDTASCCSSSDTSSTATDLSEADRALGMAPAAPCESPPLLGPASCRGGRLSSELCSSVPESGGSSRASNPLCYRSLNSALSISTAMAGKLTAAGRPPQPQGPKVADLKKAAILGGRKVAGKQEDVHLLRLMDNSYLQYRFLNARAEAAGKAKAAAAEKSLYGVEERIASLRVSVAEKRAEVERMKREHILRSVVNAQVPHLIQWGEIEGCHGSCLRGATTALSNTSLRLPIIGSVNVNCGEVTEVLKSAAQLLEPLSPGIENFLPKVEQAGDVASNLAQVIATEKTLIEECGNLLYQAQNLQMRESSLRSQLMQLKQNEAK; encoded by the exons ATGGCCGCCGCCGCAGGCCCGCCGTCGCACAGCGCGGACCTgatgccgccgccgccccctccgCCCGTCCTGACGACGACTGCGCCCCGTCCTCGCCGCCGCGCAAGGGAAGTCAGCTCCCGGTACCTCTCAACGCCCGTCCCCTCGACCCCGCGCCTCTCCACCGCCTCCTCCACGCGGTCGCGCTCCCCGTCGCCGACGCCGTCGCCTCGTGGACGGCAGCGGGCGGTCACGCCCTTCGCCAACGAGAACCACCCACCCCCGCCGCCGCCTCCCACGGGCACCGTTGCGCGCCGGCGGGCCGTCCAGAAGCTTTTCGAGGAAATCGGCGCCGGCAACCCGCGCGCCTCGGTGAGCTCCAACTCCTCCGCCGTGCCCGCAGCTACTCCGCGGCCGCTCCCGCGCTCCACCAGCGGGCCGGCCGCACCCACCGCGCGGAGGGGGTACCCGCGCCTTCCGACGCCCGCGCGTGCTGGCTCCTGCCCGGCTTCCGGCGCAGTGGATTCCGACACCGCCTCTTGCTGCTCTTCGTCTGATACGTCGTCCACGGCCACTGACCTGTCTGAGGCGGATCGGGCGCTCGGGATGGCTCCAGCCGCGCCGTGCGAGAGCCCGCCACTGCTGGGCCCAGCGTCCTGCCGCGGTGGACGCCTTTCGTCAGAGCTCTGCTCGTCGGTGCCGGAGTCGGGCGGATCCTCGCGGGCGTCCAACCCACTGTGCTACCGCTCGCTCAACTCGGCACTGTCAATCTCAACGGCGATGGCTGGGAAGTTGACGGCGGCAGGGAGGCCACCACAGCCGCAAGGGCCGAAGGTAGCTGATCTGAAGAAGGCGGCGATCCTGGGGGGCAGGAAGGTTGCGGGGAAGCAGGAAGACGTGCACCTGCTGCGGCTGATGGACAATTCGTACCTCCAGTACAGGTTCCTCAACGCCCGGGCTGAGGCAGCAGGCAAGGCCAAGGCGGCGGCTGCAGAG AAATCCTTGTACGGGGTCGAGGAGAGGATTGCCAGCCTCAGGGTATCTGTCGCTGAGAAGAGGGCAGAGGTAGAGAGGATGAAAAGGGAGCATATATTGAGATCAGTAGTAAATGCGCAG GTGCCACATTTGATTCAGTGGGGTGAGATTGAGGGGTGCCATGGAAGCTGTCTTAGAGGAGCAACAACAGCGCTGTCTAACACCTCGCTAAGGCTACCAATCATTGGGAGTGTAAAT GTAAACTGTGGGGAAGTTACAGAAGTCCTAAAGTCAGCAGCACAACTGCTTGAACCGCTTTCACCTGGCATCGAGAATTTTCTGCCAAAG GTTGAACAAGCCGGCGATGTGGCCTCTAATCTGGCCCAGGTTATCGCTACTGAGAAAACCTTGATAGAGGAGTGCGGTAATCTCCTATACCAAGCACAAAACCTGCAG ATGAGGGAGTCCAGCTTGAGGAGTCAACTGATGCAACTGAAGCAAAATGAAGCAAAGTAA